In Solanum pennellii chromosome 7, SPENNV200, the following are encoded in one genomic region:
- the LOC107024782 gene encoding uncharacterized protein LOC107024782, translating to MSAKHTIDQVQQVQGKGKGMIRQIYWHMKGEQQRPAWNCLMFNNAARPKAYFTMWIILNQKLVTVDRLVQWGVAVDKNSVLCMNTEESIEHLFLQCQYARKLWERLLGWIDQQSAFPMTWGQFLQWSTQHGKEKSTTTQIFTIVLAEGVYGVWIERNNKIIEHKSKMEENTAKEIAYVTIARASPSIKNVVRQWKF from the coding sequence ATGAGTGCAAAGCATACAATTGATCAAGTTCAGCAAGTACAAGGTAAGGGAAAAGGGATGATCAGGCAAATATACTGGCACATGAAAGGGGAGCAACAAAGGCCTGCATGGAATTGTCTCATGTTTAACAATGCAGCAAGGCCTAAAGCTTACTTCACAATGTGGATTATCTTGAACCAAAAGCTAGTAACAGTTGATAGACTAGTTCAATGGGGTGTTGCAGTAGATAAGAACAGTGTTTTATGCATGAATACAGAAGAGAGTATAGAGCATTTGTTTTTACAATGTCAATATGCCAGGAAGCTTTGGGAGAGACTGCTAGGATGGATAGATCAACAAAGTGCTTTTCCAATGACATGGGGACAGTTTCTGCAATGGAGTACTCAACATGGGAAAGAAAAGAGTACAACAACACAAATTTTCACGATTGTACTGGCTGAAGGTGTCTATGGGGTGTGGATTGagagaaacaacaaaatcaTTGAGCACAAGAGCAAAATGGAGGAAAATACAGCTAAAGAGATAGCCTATGTAACTATTGCTAGAGCTTCTCCTAGTATTAAAAATGTTGTTAGACAATGGAAATTTTGA